The following coding sequences are from one Solea solea chromosome 4, fSolSol10.1, whole genome shotgun sequence window:
- the elmod1 gene encoding ELMO domain-containing protein 1 has translation MKHFLRAVSQFFVFLYCKFLWRGLKFVARKFTGRCELQRICYNNKHGARRTLKIESSLKYSKNGLLQSALSVHPDKVEKTIEDIMSLKKINPDTNPQLSISLQASLLQIVGYRNLVMEVEKLRREPYDCENPEHEDMLMKLWKELRADTPLTGRISKQWCEIGFQGNDPKTDFRGMGLLGLHNLLYFAEHDKATALQMLNDSLQPKHNEIDKAEWEQKNLDKAIGYSFAIVGINITDLTHALLVSGALKTHLYNVAPETPSLLHFQQTFCYLMQEFHRFWIEEDPSDIMEFNRVRSKFHRRILRQLKNPDMALCPHFSASDLHLVNL, from the exons ATGAAGCATTTcctcag agcGGTGAGCCAGTTCTTCGTCTTCCTCTACTGTAAGTTCCTGTGGCGAGGACTGAAGTTTGTCGCCAGGAAGTTCACGGGACGATGTGAGCTGCAGAGAATCTGCTACAACAACAAGCACGGAGCCCGCAGGACCCTCAAGATAG AATCGTCTCTGAAATACTCTAAGAATGGG CTGCTTCAGTCGGCCCTCAGCGTCCATCCTGACAAAGTGGAGAAGACCATTGAAGACATCATGTCCTTGAAGAAGATCAACCCGGACACAAACCCACA gctgaGTATTTCCCTGCAGGCCAGTCTGCTGCAGATCGTCGGCTACAGGAATCTGGTGATGGAGGTGGAGAAGCTGCGCAGAGAACCATACGACTGTGAAAACCCCGAGCACGAGGACATGCTGATGAAG CTGTGGAAGGAGCTGCGCGCCGACACGCCTCTCACCGGCCGCATCTCCAAACAGTGGTGTGAGATCGGTTTCCAAGGCAACGATCCAAAGACTGATTTCAGAGGCATGGGCCTGCTGGGTCTGCACAACCTGCT GTATTTTGCAGAACACGACAAAGCGACTGCTCTGCAGATGCTCAACGACTCGCTGCAGCCAAAGCACAA TGAGATTGACAAGGCTGAGTGGGAACAGAAGAACCTTGACAAAGCTATcgg TTATTCCTTTGCCATCGTGGGCATCAACATCACAGACCTGACTCACGCTCTGCTGGTGAGTGGAGCTCTGAAGACTCACCTGTACAACGTGGCTCCAGAGACGCCCAGTCTGCTGCACTTCCAGCAAACCTTCT GTTACCTGATGCAGGAGTTCCACCGGTTCTGGATCGAGGAGGATCCCAGCGACATCATGGAGTTCAACCGGGTCCGCTCCAAGTTCCACAGGAGGATCCTGCGGCAGCTGAAGAACCCGGACATGGCTCTGTGTCCCCACTTCTCCGCCTCTGACCTCCACCTGGTTAacctctaa